The proteins below are encoded in one region of Paenacidovorax monticola:
- a CDS encoding LysR family transcriptional regulator, translating to MDKLKAFESFVSVATRGSLTAAAKVEGVAPAIMGRRLDALEERLGVKLLVRTTRRISLTHEGSAFLEDCQRLLADIANAEASVSAGGVKATGHLRITAPAGFGRRHVAPLVPLFRELHPEVTISLNLSDRVVDLAGEGFDCAVRVGDLPDSALVSVRIADNRRLCVATPQYLQRHGTPRHPSELAQHDCLTLSSDASQTRGWAFRVPVEGGAGATEVVHFKPGGPLDCSDGQVLHDWCLGGWGIAWRSTWEVEAEIAAGRLVAVLEDFAAPPNGIYVVFPQRKHMPLRVRLWIEYLKRHYSQPEFWRRSTAAPDGRA from the coding sequence ATGGACAAACTCAAGGCGTTCGAGTCTTTCGTCTCGGTGGCGACGCGCGGCAGCCTCACGGCGGCTGCCAAGGTGGAGGGGGTGGCGCCCGCCATCATGGGGCGGCGGCTCGACGCGCTGGAAGAGCGCCTGGGCGTGAAGCTGCTCGTACGCACCACGCGCCGCATCTCGCTCACGCACGAGGGCAGCGCCTTTCTGGAGGATTGCCAGCGTCTGCTGGCCGACATCGCCAATGCCGAGGCCAGCGTGTCGGCCGGCGGGGTCAAGGCCACGGGGCATCTGCGCATCACCGCGCCCGCGGGCTTCGGGCGCCGCCACGTGGCGCCACTGGTGCCGTTGTTCCGCGAACTGCACCCCGAGGTCACGATCTCCCTGAACCTCAGCGACCGCGTGGTGGACCTCGCGGGCGAGGGTTTCGACTGCGCGGTGCGCGTGGGCGACCTGCCCGATTCGGCCCTGGTGAGCGTGCGCATCGCCGACAACCGGCGCCTGTGCGTGGCCACGCCGCAGTACCTGCAGCGCCACGGCACGCCGCGCCACCCGAGCGAGCTCGCGCAGCACGACTGCCTCACGCTGTCGAGCGATGCATCGCAGACGCGCGGCTGGGCGTTTCGCGTGCCCGTGGAGGGCGGGGCCGGTGCCACCGAGGTCGTGCACTTCAAGCCCGGCGGGCCGCTCGACTGCTCCGACGGCCAGGTGCTGCACGACTGGTGCCTGGGCGGCTGGGGCATTGCCTGGCGCAGTACCTGGGAGGTGGAGGCCGAGATCGCAGCGGGCCGCCTGGTCGCGGTGCTCGAGGACTTCGCGGCCCCGCCCAACGGCATCTACGTGGTGTTTCCGCAGCGCAAGCACATGCCCCTGCGCGTGCGGCTGTGGATCGAATACCTCAAGCGCCACTACAGCCAGCCCGAGTTCTGGCGCCGCAGCACGGCGGCGCCCGACGGGCGGGCCTAG